GATGGTTGCAAACGAAGGCTATGCAGCGATCGGCGTCGACTACACGCTGGGACCCGAAGCGACGTATCCCACCGCGTTTGAACAGCTCAACACAGCTCTTGAATACATCGACGATCACGCCGATGAGCTGGGTGTCGACCCCGACCGGATCATTCTTGCGGGGGACTCCGCGGGTTCGCAGCTGGCCAGCCAGCTCGCCGTTCTCGTTACCAATCCGCACTATGCGCATTTCACCGGCATCGAGCCAGCGCTGTCTCCCGACCAGCTTGACGCCGTGATTCTGTACTGTGGCATCTACGACCTCGACGCCATGGCTGAGCTTACCGGCATCGAATCCTGGGGTCTGAAAACAGCGTTGTGGGCCTACACAGGCACGAAAGAGTGGTCGCAGCTGGCCTCAGGCTCTCTGATGTCCACACAGAATTGGGTGACCGAGGACTTCCCAGAGACGTTCATTTCCGGAGGAAATGGTGACGCTCTCACCTGGATTCAATCATTGCCGATGTCGCAGACGCTGCGCGACGAAGGGGTTTCGGTCACGGAGTTGTTCTATCAGGCCGACCACCAGCCAGCGCTTCCACACGAGTACCAGTTTCATCTCGACCTCGCTGATGCCAGAAATGCGTTCGACAAGACGCTTGGTTTTCTGCAGCGGGTAACGGCAGAGTCGACGTAGTGCGCAATTTCGACACTGAGTGGCTGCGGTATCAACCGACTCGAACGGAGCTGCGCGCGTTCCGTCGGAACGCGCGCGACGGCGGCGTTCCCTCCGCCGATGGCGCCGCCCCCAG
The Paramicrobacterium chengjingii DNA segment above includes these coding regions:
- a CDS encoding alpha/beta hydrolase — translated: MTSSQKRSRLHFLRRQLLLGCGVVLALIALVSSASPWPSTMLIRWTFEDDGAATVAEMERNQPKLDIESKRNIAYAPDSEDTRLDVFRPASATDPLPVVVWIHGGAWVSGSKDNVAPYLEMVANEGYAAIGVDYTLGPEATYPTAFEQLNTALEYIDDHADELGVDPDRIILAGDSAGSQLASQLAVLVTNPHYAHFTGIEPALSPDQLDAVILYCGIYDLDAMAELTGIESWGLKTALWAYTGTKEWSQLASGSLMSTQNWVTEDFPETFISGGNGDALTWIQSLPMSQTLRDEGVSVTELFYQADHQPALPHEYQFHLDLADARNAFDKTLGFLQRVTAEST